The genome window CCGCAGTCCATGTTGTTATTTTGccgtccagcgatctgctttcaactcatcttttttcgattttgttactggtgttctcggcaGTGtgatacttcgcttgaacatctccttttccaaatctaaaacatttGTAGCCTATagactgacaacgaggcattatctgtcctgtaccatctataagatattctccgctatcttgcttggtcggatagccccatacctcacgaacatcattggcccataccaaaaaggcttcactccagacaaatcagcaacagatcagattttctctctgcggcagaagaactgttggaatatagacatcagttgtacTGTCTTCTAatcgactttaaggtcgcctatgatatcatagtcagggtaaaattgtacacgaccatgatagaattcggtataccgacgaaattgataggagTGActgggctgactctgaccaatgtgcgaggccagataaacacagcaggatcactctacagaccattcgacatcaacaacggtctacgacaaggggatgccctatcatgcgtcctctttaacctggccctggaaaaggtgatccgtgatggggatgtaaatgcgaggggcaccatcttctttaagtccacccaactactggccaatgctgacgatatcgacatcatggggagaacgactcgacacgtacaaactgcccccattcagatcgagcaaggAGCctgatatcttgggctgcaaatcaatgaatctaagacgaaatatatggtggcaatgtcagtatcaaaaaccaaccaaccaacaacatcaaaccgcactggtctaacgggaagaataaagataggagactacaactttgagaccgttgacaattactcctatctagggtcgaaaataacaaccgataacagctacgacgatgaaatctgcgtaaggttgttgtcagccaacagagcctatttcagtttacaaaagctattccgctccaaacgtctgaccatagggtcaaagctcttactgtagacaagacaatgatcttgtcagtcctcatgtattccttgcaaaccctgggttcttagcaaaaaaactgcgaattcttggccgcgttcgagagaagaatcctcctaaggatttttggctccctatacgaggatggacgattccgtagcctacataacgacgaaatctatgagtgataccacgaccttCTGGTTGAggagaaaatccggctcaacaggctgcggtgggcgggtcacttaatccgtatggatgaggatgatcccacccggaaagtcaataagggcaatatctatggtagaaaaagaagacgaggcagaccctgcttaagatggagcgatggcgtgggtcaggacgccagacagcttttagggatatagaattggtggacctcggcgcaaaaccggaatgtctggagttccttattaaggcaggcctagaccggataccggttgttgcgccgttgatgatgatgaaaataccTTTGGGCCGGACTCTCGATCACTTCTTTCCAACCTCCTGAAGCGCCAcgtctctttatttccttgtacAACCCAGTATTTCAAAGTTGGTGCTCAGCAACcttgtttgaattttaaatgaatCAACTTCCGAAAAACCAACTCTGACAGTCTCAACGGTCTTAAATCGGCCTTAGTTTCAATCAACTGGGATCACGTATTGTCAAACTCAACGTGTAATCAAGCTTTTAGAAATTGTACAGTATCTTGTCctatctcctctcctgttatgtctctTCTACTCCGACTGGTCTCCGTTCTTACCCAACACTTTTCAATTCCCTTCTTAGAAACTTCTTTGAATTTTGATGCGTGGTCTGGTTCCCTTGTTGCGCTCTTAAAGCTGTAccacgcaaattcacccggacccccTTATTCAAAAAGAACATTCCCCGTGAGGACCATCCTTTACGGCTCTGTACTGTCAACCTCCTTTCTCTACAACAACGCCGCATCTTCCTTGGTATATGTATgcacccttttcaaactctgtaattgcctgatggactgctctggtAGATAAATAGATACATGTAGTACAGGCAAGTCTACCTTCCGGAGCTCGACATTTACTTTTACTCTTTAATCCTGAGATTATGTCGATCCTACAGCGTGGTTTCTTTGGCAGTATCTCCTTTCTTAGCTTTAAGCGAAAGTTAAGCCTCCTACGTggtcctccctctgaggacaatatgtaattagAAATTTACTCTTCTGTATATTATtcgttaaaataaaaaaaaaaaataaaataaaaaaatagattcCTAGTAGGTTCGCCCAGTACGGTACCGTTTCTTTTCGTTCTTCAGCGTCGTAGTCacgaacccatttccgattccacagaagaacTCTGGTCTGTATAGCGACGTACGTGCTCCCTTTCTGGCCAGCTCGTCATCGGCCCATTGCCGTCCAGTCAAGTGTGGTCTGGAACCCAGTTTACCAAGAGTAACTTATTGAGAGAGCTAAGCTTATTTAGTCTGTTAAGGCAGTCCATGCCAtgccagtttagaattcacctgatTGGCAATACGTATAATGCCAACACACCACTCAGCTATTAGACCCAAGCCGAGACTTAACAACCAAGGCTTTCGCGGTGAGCTTCTCCATTCGGAGTGCATTGACGAGGTTGCCTTGAAATCGCTTCAGCAAATAGACCCAGGAATTAGTTCTTGTATTCAGTCCAAGATCACCATTGTGAACACCGGATGTCCAATCCACGGCCCTCAAATAAAGGCAGGGGACGTCATGCGCATGCTAGATGAATAGAGCCTGGGTTTTGACCTCGAGTACTTGACGTTAAAGGAGGGAGACCCTTTGCGGATGAGGTTACCTGTACCACCAAATAAGGGGAACACGACTGTGACGTGAGGTGGAACTACTTATAAACCGATCATGATATACGCTTTTAATTGTTTTCCATTAGTACCAAAAGACCATGCATATTGTCAGAAAGAGGCCGGTATTGTGGACGATCAGAATGAAAAGGACGTTTCTAAATACCCGACTATTGTTGAGGAACACAACAGCAAACACATGGCAGacaagcagaaggcgaagcacACCAcgctcaaacgcaatcgatctcaagacgaggtagGACAAAAACACAAGTGGAGCAGGGTGGGCAATAGGCCGGACACTAAACAACTTCTGGAGGAAGGTAAGCAGGAACAGCCAGCCGACgaaccacgaactgcgaaactctTCAGCAACGTCGTCAGGAGCAGCCCACCACGCCAGCGACAAACTGCCGCCGAAGTTGTGGACCAGCATTGAGGCCAGACTATCGGAtatggtcattgagcatttcCTGTACACCAAAGGCAGCCACACGTTATCCATCccatgctttgattcctcttaaATGTCTCGTCGGTTCCAAGTTATAACTTgcaaggaccaattctccagggactttctcggatCATGCATCGTAAAGCTTAAAGTCATCACCACCACCGAGAGTCCCAGGAAccagtcgctcgcatctggctgctgaagatccgcatggataaggacaaggtcGCCCAATCCctacgccttcaaaaccccatgaTTCCCCGTGAatgactgggtagttatcaaggaggaggaacagcAGACGAGCAGCCAACCTTTCCTGCTTCGTAGCAACGTAGAGTTCCTGGAAGCATTAGAAAAGGGAGAGTATAAAGTgcagttcggagtcaggaatgcaaaggtgaaagtgttctgcaaagccggacgacgacctggatctAGTGGACGCCACCAACAAGCTGTTGGAGGGGAttagatcgacggtccgacgaggACTGACAAGTAAATCATGCTGAGTGTAACCCAGATAAATTTGCCGCTAATCTGcttggaggcgaccgaaccatcaaagggctccaaagaaaatattataatttattcaacAGCACAggagacctagagcatgtattctcacgaggaagagtctgcacgcttttctgtgtccggacctgagtttcagcgacctagtcgtgttTAAATTGGGGCAGGTTGGGGAGAGAACGtgcatatttcctcggcttacatggttcACGACCGTTCaactccaccagaagaactacaacatttgatgaCCCTCATAGCACGCGAAGAAGGTCAATCTGTTGATAGGCtgtgacgccaatgcaaggcatatgctTTGAGGCAGCTCGTAAATCAACGAAAGAAATGAGTCATTTTCTAattctattattaacacaaatccaTCGGTGTATAACAGGGGCAGTATACTAACCTTACATTTTCCCagttcggagaactgtgacggctgGGAGaaagtccttgatatcatcctacTAACGGACAATGGGATTCTGAGGGTcgaaactggagagtgtctgacccgagatccttctcagatcatagttggatacttttctgtctagatctcgccgccgAGGTCTCCAactccttcagagaccccaggagaatcgactggaggaagtctccggtgcgcaaatttgCAAGATTGGCACGGTAGACGAAGTGgaatcaaaggtcggggctctggaaaagacattcgatgccgtctttaaagtctcgtaccaccgtggtggaatgaagatctgtccagcctcaaGAAGCTAACCAGGCAGatgttcaacatctgctaccggcataaatattggcaatcatacaaggactgccggaagaagtacaagtcggcaatcaagaccgccaagaggggattttggttggactattgtcagatcattgaaagcaccagcgaattcgCAAGGCTCAGTGAgactctgtccaaggaacataggagtgCATCttctcttaaaaagtcggaggcctcctggacggaatcttctggtgaaaacctagagctgctggttcagacgcacttttccGCCAGCGAGAAAGACTGTAAGCCAGAGCCTTGTTTGGAGGGTTTGTAGTCACCCCAGCCctgtgagactatcaaatcggtaattaccgaagataagatcggctgggctataaacttcttctccgcatataaatgcCCAGGTCCAGATGccgtaatgccagtcatgctacagaagcagcaggaaaggtttgtgccgtggcttgcCAAGATTTACCGATGCTGTATCTTTTTAGGATAGGTACCATAGTCTTGGAGACGCGGGCGAACGCGGGCAGGCACCACGAAGGACTTTCACCAAtttgttgaagaccctagagcgcgtccggGAGATCCATTcaagggcgattatggagagaacgcctttctgtaAGTTCCAGCATACCTACCTCAAAGCAGAGGAGAGCGCCGCAGAGTGGCGTTATCTCTCCGGTACTCTGGTTAataatgatggacgaaattttgcgaatatttgACAGCAGCgatgtgaaggtggtggcgaatgccgacgacttggtgatattagtgtcagggattttccctccattatgaatGACATCATGGAAAAAGCGTTGGGAAAGGTATGCCCAAGCCCAACCAAATGgaattgatgctattcaccactaagGCAAGGTTACCTGGATTTCACCTACTacagctgaatgaacaaagattgtttCTTCCCTTGAATGTAAAGAATTTGGGTgtgatcctggatccaaagctaaattcgagattgaacatagaattgaGGATTAAGAAGGCCAGGTATAGCCTTCTACACTTGCAAAGAAACGTAGTCTCCGGCcgaagatggttctctggatgtacacagctgtggcACGTCTCATCCTAACATAGggctctattgtatgatggcaggttttgagcaaaaagtacaacagGACCAAACTTCATAGGATTTGCAGAACTGCGTGTACGAgtgctaccggggctctgcagtcctgcccggcagctGTAGTCCCGCACCTCCTCCCCCAAGACCTCTACATTATATactttgtagcgtgcagtgccgtcaaactacgtgagtccggatgctggacagcgaagtcgtACAGCCATaccaacatcctagacgaagtacctcgggaactctggACATTTCCTACAGACGGCACCACACGCAAGccaaacttcacgagaaacattGCTGTGgtctttccaaccagggcagagtggaaggcggcgtgttgcaaggcttaGACATCTTGTTCTTTACcggcggatcaaagatggtctgtagaATCGGTGCGGGATTTTTTTCGGATACACACAGGGTTGTGCAGTCTCTtaggattcgccagtgtatttcaagcgAAAGTACTGGCAAATTGGAAGACTATCAATGGCCTttagcgtaacatagccattctgaccgaaagccaagtggccattaaggccttgtactcagcgactacctcctccaggctggtggggcagtacagGATCAcactgaacagtctgggtggcacgctcaaggtcacccttctTTGGATTTTCGTTCATAGGACCATGGAGGGAATGAAGGGGCTGACATATTGGCAAGACGGGGCTCTGCtcctggcagtccttcggcggctACAGTCGGTGTACCGCTGGCGACGGTCAAGGGAGCCATGCTGCCAAGCTCGGTCTACCTTACAGTTCGCATTGCCGAATCTGCGAAGAAGAtggggaaaccctcaggcacttccttcgcgattgtccagctctaggtAGGGTCAGGCTACGGGCACTAGTTGAgtcattctttggagacctcagaaagatttctagctgcagggtaggAATAATCCGTCTTGTTACCATAGTTCTAGGTTCTCAATCACTTGAACGATCCCGACTTCTACTACAAAGAAAATGCTTACAGGAAATATCCTTTATTTTCCCAAACTTAACGTATCTTTAAATGTAATAAATTAACCCAAGGATAATTGGTACGTTGCacagaaaatataaaaacacaTCAAATTAACATCACGGACCTCATCACGGATCCAATTAATATGGAGGAGGTCTCAGAGCCACATTCGCCTCTATATccttattcaaattaaaattattccttGCAGGATTTATATTTCCTCCACGTCTTCCTCGCTTCGTAGGTTTGATATGTCGTTTGGCCGAATGGTTGCCACGACCGTCAGGCACTTTATAGTTGTGCTGGTACCCAAACCCGTCCGGGTTATTATTGAATTTAGGGTTGTAGGTGTCGTAGCTGCTGTCGTTATCGGTATGAATATTCTCAGGATTCACCGGTTGCCAGTTGCCCTCAGCTGAGTGTTTCGCCGCGATAGCGTGATAAGGATTCGTGACCGGCCTGACACTTGTCTCCTGGATGTTCTTGTTTAAGTTTTGGTTTTCCCGATGTAAATTGAAATTTCGTGGTTTGTTATCGAAATGTTGGGATCTGAGTTCGTTGACTTCAGGATAGTTGTCTTTGGCAAATGAGTGTTGCGGCTGTTGAGGCTTAGCAGGTTGTTCACCAGTAAGGACATGGGATAGGTCAAACTCCTGTAAATTTTTCAAGGCTGCGTTATGATCAAAGTTCAGGGAAATCTTCTGAGGGATCGGCGGCCTAGTCCTGGCTTTATAGATGAATTGAATGTTATCGTTTAAATTGTTCACAATGTCATGGACCGGACCAGCATTGGGCAAAGGGGGATGTGTTGGTTTCTCAGGGATCTGAGGCCTCTCCTTGGGTTTATagacatttttattttcattctcaACTGTGCCACGGGGTAGTTTTCCtccgttttcaaggtttttcaTATATTTGTTGACAGATTCCTCGAtttgtttcaaaatttcctCCCTAAGAGGATTTTCAGTATGCAAGTCCTCGAAATTGGACTTGTGCTTCTGGACGTGCTGCTGATAATATTCAGGATGTGGTTTCCTAGTCGACTGAGCTAAGTGTTCATGATATGTCGAACTCTTTTCAGCTGGTTGGTGTACTGGACCATAGTAGTCGGCCTTATCAGCTGTGGGTTGCAGGAGTTGTTGGTATAGTTCTAGGTTTTTCACTGTGGAATGCTCGGTGTTCTCATAGTAATCAGGATTCCCTGCCTGAGGGTATTGCTCCTGATAGTCGGCGTTCTTAGCGTCAGAAGGCTGGTTCACTTGTTGTGGTTGCTTTGGATGCTGGTAGGTTTCAGTAGAGTATCCGCTGTACAAGCTCTGAGTGGATGAAGATGACGAAGCTTGTTCGGTGTAATCGTATGAATCGTAGTTGGGCTGGGTGCTGTGTTGAATACCGATTTGCGCCTGATGGTTCTCATAAACTTCGTATTCAGGGAATTTAGATTTTTGTTCAATAACATTTTGTTGCTGGATCGCCAAAAGAGGTTGCTGTTGGGCAGCGACTTTTTGTATGCCAGCCTGAAGCTGTAGGGCTTTCTGTACATATTCTTCAGCTGATTTCACAGCAGAGAGTGGGTCGGTGTAATCCTGCTTTTGTGGCTCTGCTAACTTGACAATGATTTTTCCATGTCGTACATTTCCTGGAATTTTAATACAATTCAATTAGATGAAAATAATCATTGCTCATTTCTGGCAGTACCTGGCTCTTTATTGGCTGAGTATGATGCTGAAATCAAATGGTTTGGTTCGAATTGTGTAGACTCCGCTATTTGATCGGGAAACGGAGATCGGTCATTCTTAAGCTGTTGTTCTAAGGTCGGCCGTCTGCGCTGCCTTGTTAGGGTTGCTGAACTGAAAAGTGGAAggatctgaaaaataaaatgcaggATGTTTTTATTCGGGCCATTTATAATGAGACTACGAGCGGAGAGAGCCTGAAACTACAGGTATAGGTCAAGGAACACGTATAAATGAGTCGATTAGCGATGCGTCCTCAGTATAAAATTTTCTCAAGGAAGGAGGTAAAACCATAATGGACCAAATGACCGGAAGTCCCTATTTATCAGCTGTTGATGATGCAGATAATCACAATCTAATCGAGCGGTTGTGTTACAAGGACCCGACTACCCTAGCCACTATTTGCACTCAGGAAAATTGCATGAAACCAATTTTTGATTCGTGT of Hermetia illucens chromosome 4, iHerIll2.2.curated.20191125, whole genome shotgun sequence contains these proteins:
- the LOC119654850 gene encoding uncharacterized protein LOC119654850, with protein sequence MIFRQFMVRDCCEMFYRRFRYAIVAVLIILPLFSSATLTRQRRRPTLEQQLKNDRSPFPDQIAESTQFEPNHLISASYSANKEPGNVRHGKIIVKLAEPQKQDYTDPLSAVKSAEEYVQKALQLQAGIQKVAAQQQPLLAIQQQNVIEQKSKFPEYEVYENHQAQIGIQHSTQPNYDSYDYTEQASSSSSTQSLYSGYSTETYQHPKQPQQVNQPSDAKNADYQEQYPQAGNPDYYENTEHSTVKNLELYQQLLQPTADKADYYGPVHQPAEKSSTYHEHLAQSTRKPHPEYYQQHVQKHKSNFEDLHTENPLREEILKQIEESVNKYMKNLENGGKLPRGTVENENKNVYKPKERPQIPEKPTHPPLPNAGPVHDIVNNLNDNIQFIYKARTRPPIPQKISLNFDHNAALKNLQEFDLSHVLTGEQPAKPQQPQHSFAKDNYPEVNELRSQHFDNKPRNFNLHRENQNLNKNIQETSVRPVTNPYHAIAAKHSAEGNWQPVNPENIHTDNDSSYDTYNPKFNNNPDGFGYQHNYKVPDGRGNHSAKRHIKPTKRGRRGGNINPARNNFNLNKDIEANVALRPPPY